One Atribacterota bacterium genomic window, AAATCTTGCTGCATCATTTTAGGACCATTTTTTGCACGTTCAATAACTTCCCATATTGATATTGCCATAAAATACTCCTTATATTCAGATAATATTCTTATATTATTTTAGCTAATTAATTTCTTTGCAACTTTGGCTGCCAAGACTCCGTCTTCAGCAAAGCCGTCTGCACCAATCTTATCCGCCCATGCTTGGTCTACAGGGCCTCCCCCTA contains:
- a CDS encoding cobalamin-binding protein yields the protein GGGPVDQAWADKIGADGFAEDGVLAAKVAKKLIS